From one Phycodurus eques isolate BA_2022a chromosome 6, UOR_Pequ_1.1, whole genome shotgun sequence genomic stretch:
- the hyls1 gene encoding dentin matrix acidic phosphoprotein 1 isoform X1 — protein sequence MSSKKVRLHLFLLATVQEDAMYRMCQDESSISSSFWFSEEEQGTDDDSPKVPTGEDASDEDTGTDEDDSSEVQTGEDASEEDATGEDTGSDEDDRSNEACESNKDARSDITSAMTSGYGTFRLEDQHVGEDQYSCGEGYQMRDDKEDAGSRDSFYDDATQESEDDEADGSGFNVPHEDQKRPENQQPQWDLNGDTKSEDYWKKLGKKPEEYHQSYCGLHPDTRSNDDQKKPEVDHQSLCDLHPDTTSEDIPHEDEKPEKSPYGLQPDTKSEDDKKKPENQATYCDVLDARIDVTHDDERKTEEGHQSLCDLHPDTTSKDIPPEDKEKPEKSHYDLQPDTRSEDDKKNPENQRTHCDLHPDIRSKDVLHEDRRNHQFQYDLYTDTIKDCIFHEDEKMRHLKQEKKQSNCDLYRDHRNEAIPHEGEENPEKSHHNLHPVIRSEEMKLENKLHELHSDIRGEDVPREDESHQYIPDLPPESRKDNSVPYKEKMKHRKPERNHHAHFDFYPGTTSDDETRGNQHVRDEAFLLDQDEAVDALLLGEGEERIRKWDKNSRRPDAEEESCNKEAKFVDLGADFFNLELDGNVRRQDCSTFLQDRLSALRLHEAENDKASVLSDDMEGVSLSTFGSFVTHSTQTSSESDFRTKPKSFIRPVMTQQTFKKDDPVAKYFQYKQLWDGVSIPGERDHRELRWEIRERLAYQPPAPKARRSYVANSYVIPTEKKRSALRWEVRNRMAHPELPHKFTYRF from the exons ATGAGCTCTAAAAAGGTCCGCCTCCACCTCTTCCTCTTGGCCACTGTGCAAGAGGACGCCATGTACCGAATGTGCCAGGACGAGAGCTCCATTAGCTCCTCCTTTTGGTTCAGCGAGGAGGAGCAAGGGACCGATGATGACAGTCCGAAGGTCCCCACTGGAGAAGATGCCAGCGACGAAGACACCGGTACTGATGAAGATGACAGTTCGGAGGTCCAAACTGGAGAAGATGCCAGCGAAGAAGATGCCACCGGTGAAGACACCGGAAGTGACGAAGATGACCGGAGTAACGAAGCTTGTGAGAGCAACAAAGACGCTCGCAGTGACATCACCTCCGCGATGACATCTGGTTACGGCACCTTCAGACTGGAAGATCAGCACGTAGGAGAAGACCAGTACAGTTGTGGAGAAGGTTACCAGATGAGAGATGATAAAGAGGATGCCGGCTCACGGGACAGCTTTTATGATGACGCCACACAAGAGTCAGAAGACGACGAAGCGGACGGTTCTGGCTTCAACGTTCCTCATGAAGACCAGAAGAGACCAGAGAACCAGCAGCCTCAGTGGGATCTAAACGGTGACACCAAGAGTGAAGATTACTGGAAGAAACTAGGGAAGAAACCAGAGGAGTACCACCAGTCTTACTGTGGTCTCCACCCTGACACCAGGAGTAATGATGACCAGAAGAAACCAGAGGTAGATCACCAGTCTCTCTGTGATCTGCACCCTGACACCACGAGTGAAGATATTCCTCATGAAGACGAAAAACCAGAGAAGTCTCCCTATGGTCTCCAACCTGACACCAAGAGTGAAGATGACAAGAAGAAACCAGAGAACCAAGCGACTTACTGTGATGTCCTTGACGCCAGGATAGATGTTACTCATGATGACGAGAGAAAAACAGAGGAAGGCCACCAGTCTCTCTGTGATCTCCACCCTGACACCACAAGTAAAGATATTCCTCCTGAAGACAAGGAGAAACCAGAGAAGTCTCACTATGATCTCCAGCCTGACACCAGGAGTGAAGATGACAAGAAGAATCCAGAGAATCAGCGGACTCACTGTGATCTCCACCCTGACATCAGGAGTAAAGATGTTCTTCATGAAGACAGGAGGAACCACCAGTTTCAGTATGATCTCTACACTGACACCATAAAAGACTGCATTTTTCATGAAGATGAGAAGATGAGACATCTGAAACAAGAGAAGAAGCAGTCTAACTGTGATCTCTACCGTGACCACAGGAATGAAGCTATTCCTCATGAAGGTGAGGAGAATCCAGAGAAGTCTCACCATAATCTCCACCCTGTCATCAGGAGTGAAGAAATGAAACTAGAGAACAAACTCCATGAGCTCCACTCTGACATCAGAGGTGAGGATGTTCCTCGTGAAGACGAGAGCCACCAGTATATCCCTGATCTCCCCCCAGAAAGCAGAAAAGATAATAGTGTACCTtataaagaaaagatgaaacaCAGGAAACCAGAAAGGAACCACCATGCTCACTTTGATTTCTACCCTGGCACCACAAGTGATGATGAGACACGTGGAAATCAACATGTGCGGGATGAGGCGTTCCTATTGGACCAGGATGAAGCGGTGGACGCTCTTCTGCTTGGTGAGGGCGAAGAACGCATCAGGAAGTGGGACAAAAACTCTCGCCGCCCGGATGCAGAAGAAGAGTCCTGCAACAAGGAAGCCAAGTTTGTTGACTTAGGCGCAGACTTTTTCAACTTGGAGTTGGACGGAAACGTCAGACGGCAGG ATTGCTCCACTTTCCTGCAGGATCGTCTGTCTGCGCTACGCTTACACGAGGCGGAAAATGACAAAGCCAGTGTCCTGAGTGATGACATGGAGGGAGTCTCCCTCAGCACCTTTGGATCCTTCGTCACGCACTCG ACACAAACAAGTAGCGAAAGTGACTTCCGCACGAAACCCAAATCCT TCATCCGACCGGTCATGACGCAGCAGACCTTCAAGAAGGATGACCCGGTGGCCAA GTATTTCCAGTACAAGCAGCTGTGGGATGGGGTCAGCATCCCTGGAGAGCGAGACCACCGGGAACTTCGCTGGGAAATCAGG GAGCGACTCGCGTACCAGCCACCGGCT CCCAAAGCTCGCAGGAGTTACGTGGCCAACAGCTACGTGATTCCGACGGAGAAGAAGCGATCGGCTCTGCGGTGGGAGGTCCGCAATCGCATGGCGCACCCCGAGCTACCTCACAAGTTCACGTACCGCTTTTAA